A region from the Corynebacterium halotolerans YIM 70093 = DSM 44683 genome encodes:
- a CDS encoding SAM-dependent methyltransferase: protein MTSFTPMSVAEMIDALITPPNPFRWEAFDGSATGPEDAKYTVRLTRPEGLAYIATNPGDVGLARAWMTGGLELEGEHLAHPYGIFDSLRDLYDQFRKPDAATMIRLVRSLRAKGALQIQPIPEVEHTSWLHKRINQGLSRHSKERDAEVISHHYDVGNEFYELFLGDSMTYTCAYYPTPDSSLEEAQENKYRLIFEKLRLREGDRLLDIGCGWGGMVRYAARRGVKAIGATLSKEQAEWARAKIKEEGLEDLAEIRHQDYRDIPESDFDAVSSIGLLEHVGVDNYARYFSFLSGKLRPGGLMLNHCITYPDNHKTRKGEFIDRYIFPDGELTGSGTIIKNMQNNGFEVLHEENLRFDYMRTLHDWCENLKANWDKAVELVGLPTARLWGMYMAGSEWGFEHNVIQLHHVLGVKLLDDGSRGDVPERMWWTV, encoded by the coding sequence ATGACCTCGTTCACCCCCATGTCCGTCGCCGAGATGATCGACGCGCTGATCACCCCGCCGAACCCGTTCCGCTGGGAGGCCTTCGACGGTTCGGCCACGGGCCCGGAGGACGCGAAATACACCGTCCGCCTCACCCGCCCGGAGGGCCTGGCCTACATCGCCACCAACCCCGGCGACGTCGGCCTGGCGCGGGCCTGGATGACCGGCGGCCTCGAGCTCGAGGGCGAGCACCTGGCACACCCCTACGGCATCTTCGATTCGCTCCGTGACCTCTACGACCAGTTCCGCAAGCCCGACGCCGCGACAATGATCCGGCTCGTGCGTTCCCTGCGCGCCAAGGGTGCCCTGCAGATCCAGCCGATCCCGGAGGTCGAGCACACCTCCTGGCTGCACAAGCGCATCAACCAGGGGCTGAGCCGTCACTCGAAGGAACGCGACGCCGAGGTCATCTCCCACCACTACGACGTGGGCAACGAGTTCTACGAGCTCTTCCTCGGCGACTCGATGACCTACACCTGCGCCTACTACCCGACGCCGGACTCCTCCCTGGAGGAGGCGCAGGAGAACAAGTACCGCCTCATCTTCGAGAAGCTGCGCCTCAGGGAGGGCGACCGACTGCTCGACATCGGCTGCGGCTGGGGCGGCATGGTCCGCTACGCCGCCCGACGCGGCGTGAAGGCCATCGGCGCCACCCTGTCGAAGGAACAGGCCGAGTGGGCCCGGGCGAAGATCAAGGAGGAGGGCCTCGAGGACCTGGCCGAGATCCGCCACCAGGATTACCGCGACATCCCCGAGTCGGACTTCGACGCCGTTTCCTCGATCGGTCTGCTCGAGCACGTCGGCGTCGACAACTATGCCAGGTACTTCTCGTTCCTGTCCGGCAAGCTGCGGCCGGGCGGGCTGATGCTCAACCACTGCATCACCTACCCGGACAACCACAAGACGCGGAAGGGCGAGTTCATCGACCGCTACATCTTCCCCGACGGTGAGCTGACCGGCTCCGGCACCATCATCAAGAACATGCAGAACAACGGCTTCGAGGTCCTGCACGAGGAGAACCTGCGTTTCGACTACATGCGCACCCTCCACGACTGGTGCGAGAACCTCAAGGCCAACTGGGACAAGGCCGTCGAACTCGTCGGCCTGCCCACCGCCCGGCTGTGGGGCATGTACATGGCCGGATCCGAGTGGGGATTCGAGCACAACGTCATCCAGCTCCACCACGTCCTGGGCGTCAAGCTGCTCGACGACGGCTCCCGCGGCGATGTGCCCGAACGCATGTGGTGGACCGTGTAA
- a CDS encoding S8 family serine peptidase, whose protein sequence is MTGGRARARLAASVLVVPVLAGCLPSPPAVAQEQPGRQPDIACAVPEPAAAPAGPPPGLAPAHRIATGAGVRVAVVDTGVADHPQLGGVVPGGDLVSPQAPEPLLDCDGHGTVVAGVIAARDSGIAPDATVISVRQSSAHYRQPATGETNQGGAATGATATTGTLAGLAEAVHLALDAGAQVINVSVVSCVPADVAARLDTGPLDEALYRAEADGAVVVAAAGNQSRTCGPGAVVYPAHAPTVLSVAALDRDAPHALAGYSMPAGTTGSGLAAPGAVPTGLSPDGNGWAAGMRGADRGEVVPFAGTSFAAPVVSGTVALLRERHPQESAAQLRERVRGAAEPGHGVVDPYSALTHLAADFTVAARDKEVTATPAPDERARRAALLVMGGLGLLVLAGVVVAGLLPRRVTARRLRTHRRR, encoded by the coding sequence ATGACCGGCGGCAGGGCCCGGGCCCGGCTGGCGGCGTCCGTGCTGGTGGTGCCGGTGTTGGCCGGCTGTCTCCCGTCCCCGCCGGCGGTGGCCCAGGAACAACCGGGCCGGCAGCCGGACATCGCCTGCGCGGTACCGGAACCGGCCGCGGCCCCCGCCGGGCCACCACCCGGCCTCGCCCCGGCCCACCGCATCGCCACCGGGGCCGGGGTGCGGGTGGCGGTGGTCGACACCGGGGTCGCCGACCACCCGCAGCTCGGCGGGGTGGTACCGGGCGGGGATCTGGTGAGCCCGCAGGCCCCGGAACCGTTGCTGGACTGCGACGGCCACGGCACCGTCGTCGCCGGGGTGATCGCCGCCCGGGACTCCGGCATCGCCCCGGACGCCACGGTCATCAGCGTTCGCCAGTCCAGCGCCCACTACCGGCAACCGGCCACCGGGGAGACGAATCAGGGCGGGGCGGCCACCGGCGCCACAGCCACCACCGGCACCCTCGCCGGCCTGGCGGAGGCCGTCCACCTGGCGCTCGACGCAGGGGCGCAGGTCATCAACGTCTCGGTGGTCTCCTGCGTGCCGGCCGACGTCGCCGCCCGCCTGGACACCGGCCCGCTCGATGAGGCGCTCTACCGCGCGGAGGCCGACGGGGCGGTGGTCGTCGCGGCCGCCGGCAACCAGAGCCGGACCTGCGGGCCCGGCGCGGTGGTCTACCCGGCGCACGCCCCCACCGTGCTGTCGGTGGCCGCCCTCGACCGGGACGCCCCGCACGCCCTGGCCGGATACTCGATGCCCGCCGGTACCACCGGTTCCGGGCTGGCCGCACCCGGCGCGGTGCCCACGGGGCTCTCCCCCGACGGGAACGGGTGGGCGGCGGGAATGCGCGGGGCGGACCGGGGCGAGGTGGTCCCCTTCGCGGGGACGAGCTTCGCCGCGCCGGTGGTCTCGGGGACGGTGGCCCTGCTGCGGGAACGCCACCCACAGGAGTCGGCGGCACAGCTGCGCGAACGGGTGCGGGGCGCGGCGGAGCCCGGCCACGGGGTCGTCGACCCCTACTCCGCGCTGACGCACCTGGCCGCCGACTTCACGGTCGCGGCCCGGGACAAGGAGGTCACCGCCACCCCGGCACCTGATGAGCGGGCGCGCCGGGCCGCGCTCCTGGTGATGGGAGGACTGGGCCTGCTGGTACTCGCGGGCGTGGTGGTGGCCGGACTGCTTCCCCGCCGCGTCACTGCCCGGCGGCTCCGAACGCACCGGCGGCGCTAG
- a CDS encoding BRO-N domain-containing protein: MRTFTIDGAPWFVLADVCRVLEMSNPRQVKSRLASEYVSTVIINDGSQRRHVTAVNESGLYDVVLDSRKPQAREFRRWVTSEVIPSIRQTGRYVAPGAPQPGREPVSEVIPTAVAGRPGQAGKRAAREAVLNVTTHQPHYPRMGVVDGGGIYRPPQTILRGGPQYPYPFTRQNRNRPLPLHPGREIDKHGGSN; the protein is encoded by the coding sequence GTGCGGACGTTCACCATCGACGGCGCGCCGTGGTTTGTCCTGGCAGACGTGTGCCGGGTGCTGGAAATGAGCAACCCCCGCCAGGTGAAATCCCGCCTGGCCAGCGAATATGTATCTACCGTCATTATTAATGACGGTAGCCAGCGCCGCCACGTTACCGCCGTCAATGAGTCCGGCCTCTATGACGTGGTGCTGGACTCCCGTAAGCCCCAGGCCCGTGAGTTCCGCCGCTGGGTCACCTCGGAGGTCATCCCCTCCATCCGCCAGACGGGGAGATACGTGGCCCCCGGCGCGCCCCAGCCGGGCCGGGAGCCGGTCTCCGAGGTCATCCCCACGGCGGTGGCCGGGAGACCAGGCCAGGCCGGGAAACGGGCCGCCCGGGAGGCCGTGCTCAACGTCACAACCCACCAGCCACACTACCCCCGTATGGGTGTAGTTGACGGGGGTGGAATTTACCGCCCTCCCCAGACCATCCTTAGAGGTGGACCGCAGTACCCGTACCCATTCACCAGGCAAAACCGTAACCGTCCGCTACCCCTACATCCTGGCCGGGAAATCGACAAACACGGGGGGTCAAATTAG
- the eccB gene encoding type VII secretion protein EccB has translation MSTSLLPTTKAQVSGHKFLLRRVEHGLVLGDIRMLHDPLGARRRAMLFGLTAVVLIGLGAGLLAWLRPAADPGDAAILRSESGALYVRVDGTVHPVANLASARLITGAPDDPARIGDELLADQPRGVPLGIPGAPGLLAADDPDPLSWAACHDGEAVTVLAGPPTDPLARHRAVLAVDGGRDWVLSADGRAALPDPATREGRVIRRALGVDAATPRWHPPTEVLNAVRELPPLSAPAPLPDALLVTGGGDWMLFDDEVAPVSPLQGAVLADLGTPVRETPREDIADHPDHAGAGATGLSLPAVAPGWLDPTGQVLCASGDGGTATVAAGALRSGTVELSGTGVADRFRGPDGGAVGVDSGHGHHVVSGTGVRHPVPDPVALGALGLAEPATAPWAVLRLLPEGPALDPGDARRATY, from the coding sequence GTGAGCACTTCGCTGCTGCCCACGACCAAGGCACAGGTCTCCGGGCACAAGTTCCTGTTGCGCCGCGTCGAGCACGGACTCGTGCTCGGCGACATCCGCATGCTCCACGACCCACTCGGTGCCCGCCGGCGCGCCATGCTCTTCGGCCTGACCGCCGTCGTGCTGATCGGGCTGGGCGCCGGGCTGCTCGCCTGGCTGCGCCCGGCCGCGGACCCCGGCGACGCCGCGATCCTGCGGAGTGAGTCCGGCGCGCTCTACGTCCGCGTTGACGGCACCGTCCACCCCGTGGCCAATCTGGCGTCGGCGCGGCTGATCACCGGCGCGCCCGACGACCCCGCCCGCATCGGCGACGAGTTGCTCGCCGACCAGCCGCGCGGGGTGCCCCTCGGTATCCCCGGGGCGCCGGGCCTGTTGGCCGCCGACGACCCCGATCCCCTGTCCTGGGCCGCCTGCCACGACGGGGAGGCGGTCACCGTGCTGGCCGGCCCGCCGACCGATCCACTGGCCCGCCACCGGGCGGTGCTCGCGGTGGACGGCGGACGCGACTGGGTGCTCAGCGCCGACGGGCGCGCCGCCCTGCCCGACCCCGCCACCCGGGAGGGACGCGTCATCCGCCGGGCCCTCGGCGTTGACGCGGCCACCCCACGCTGGCACCCGCCCACCGAGGTGCTGAACGCGGTGCGGGAACTGCCGCCGCTGAGCGCACCCGCCCCGCTTCCCGACGCCCTGCTGGTCACCGGGGGAGGGGACTGGATGCTGTTCGACGACGAGGTCGCGCCCGTCAGCCCTCTGCAGGGCGCGGTGCTCGCCGACCTGGGGACCCCGGTCCGCGAGACACCCCGCGAGGACATCGCGGACCACCCCGACCACGCGGGGGCCGGTGCCACCGGGCTGTCGCTGCCCGCCGTGGCGCCGGGGTGGCTGGACCCGACCGGACAGGTGCTGTGCGCAAGCGGCGACGGCGGCACCGCCACCGTGGCGGCCGGGGCGTTGCGCTCGGGGACGGTGGAGCTGTCGGGCACCGGCGTGGCCGACCGCTTCCGCGGGCCGGACGGCGGTGCGGTGGGCGTCGACAGCGGGCACGGCCACCACGTGGTCTCCGGGACCGGGGTACGTCACCCGGTGCCTGATCCCGTGGCGCTGGGTGCCCTCGGGCTGGCCGAGCCGGCCACCGCCCCGTGGGCCGTGCTGCGGTTGCTGCCGGAGGGGCCGGCACTCGACCCCGGCGACGCCCGCCGGGCCACCTACTGA
- a CDS encoding FAD-binding oxidoreductase produces MSIADTTLSVMGRVTDALAKAAPGRGLDAQRVIPVGWYQHQQAVDRLLASFRAVPDGERVRLAKKTSNLFRGRAKTSVPGLDVEGLGGVIEVDPVAATAHVQGMCTYEDLVDATLPYGLMPFVVPQLKTITLGGAVTGMGVESTSFRNGLPHESVLEMDVLTGTGEIVTCSPTENVDLFRGFPNSYGSLGYTVRLKIELERVKPYVELRHVRFHDVDTLSDALAEISVSREYDGEPVDYLDGVVFSPEEGYLVLGRQTDEEGPVSDYTRERIYYRSIQHPEGILRDRLTIRDYIWRWDIDWFWCSRAFGAQDPTIRRLWPRNLLRSSFYWKLIGVDRRYDVEHRLTTGRQGEPHRERVVQDIEVTSDRLAEWLTWFFDACDIQPVWLCPIRLREGVERLGNSGEVLGDESSPWPLYPLKPGTTWINVGFWSAVPGDHVSPDAEPGAFNRVIEAKVHDLGGHKSLYSEAFYTREQFEDLYGGKLPEKLKEVYDPAGRFPGLYDKTVRGA; encoded by the coding sequence ATGAGCATTGCAGACACCACACTGTCGGTAATGGGGCGGGTGACCGATGCGCTGGCCAAGGCCGCGCCGGGCCGTGGCCTCGACGCCCAGCGGGTCATCCCGGTGGGCTGGTACCAGCACCAGCAGGCCGTTGACCGCCTGCTCGCGAGCTTCCGGGCGGTGCCCGACGGTGAGCGTGTCCGCCTGGCCAAGAAGACCTCCAACCTCTTCCGCGGCCGGGCGAAGACCTCCGTGCCGGGGCTCGACGTCGAGGGGCTCGGCGGCGTCATCGAGGTCGACCCCGTCGCCGCGACCGCCCACGTGCAGGGCATGTGCACCTACGAGGACCTGGTGGACGCCACCCTGCCGTACGGCCTGATGCCGTTCGTCGTCCCGCAGCTGAAGACGATCACCCTCGGTGGCGCGGTCACCGGCATGGGCGTGGAGTCCACCAGCTTCCGCAACGGTCTACCGCACGAGTCCGTCCTGGAGATGGACGTGCTCACCGGCACCGGCGAGATCGTCACCTGCTCACCGACGGAGAACGTCGACCTGTTCCGCGGCTTCCCGAACTCCTACGGCTCGCTCGGCTACACGGTGCGCCTGAAGATCGAGCTGGAGCGGGTCAAGCCCTACGTCGAACTGCGCCACGTGCGCTTCCACGACGTCGACACGCTCTCCGACGCGCTGGCCGAGATCTCCGTTTCCCGCGAGTACGACGGCGAGCCCGTCGACTACCTCGACGGCGTGGTCTTCTCCCCGGAGGAGGGTTACCTCGTCCTGGGCCGCCAGACCGACGAGGAGGGGCCGGTCTCGGACTACACCCGCGAGCGGATCTACTACCGCTCCATCCAGCACCCCGAGGGGATTCTGCGCGACCGGCTGACCATCCGCGACTACATCTGGCGCTGGGACATCGACTGGTTCTGGTGCTCCCGCGCCTTCGGCGCGCAGGATCCGACGATCCGCCGGCTCTGGCCACGGAACCTGCTGCGCTCATCCTTCTACTGGAAGCTGATCGGCGTCGACCGCAGGTACGACGTCGAGCACCGCCTGACGACCGGACGCCAGGGCGAGCCGCACCGCGAGCGCGTCGTCCAGGACATTGAGGTCACCTCCGACCGGCTGGCCGAGTGGCTGACCTGGTTCTTCGACGCCTGCGACATCCAGCCCGTGTGGCTGTGCCCGATCCGCCTGCGCGAAGGGGTCGAGCGGCTCGGCAACTCCGGTGAGGTACTCGGCGACGAGTCGAGTCCGTGGCCGTTGTACCCGCTCAAGCCGGGCACCACCTGGATCAACGTCGGCTTCTGGTCGGCGGTGCCGGGGGACCACGTCAGCCCCGACGCGGAACCGGGCGCCTTCAACCGGGTCATCGAGGCCAAGGTCCACGACCTCGGCGGGCACAAGTCCCTGTACTCGGAGGCCTTCTACACCCGGGAGCAGTTCGAGGACCTCTACGGCGGGAAGCTGCCGGAGAAGCTCAAGGAGGTCTACGACCCCGCGGGACGGTTCCCCGGCCTCTACGACAAGACCGTCCGGGGCGCCTGA
- a CDS encoding TIGR02611 family protein, which produces MGTMREMVSERVERLSTTHARSKEGRYGYLVRPLTLVLGWTVLIVGIVTIPLPGQGWLTTFLGVGILSLEHRWARNLLARGVHLYDRFFAWYHRQSMVVRLSLISGLILVIWVIFAGIVWTAWQAGALEFLDPYAAEIGLSR; this is translated from the coding sequence ATGGGCACGATGCGGGAAATGGTCTCGGAGCGCGTGGAACGGCTCTCCACCACCCACGCGCGTTCCAAGGAGGGCAGATACGGCTACCTGGTGCGCCCCCTGACCCTCGTGCTCGGATGGACGGTGCTGATCGTCGGCATCGTCACCATCCCGCTTCCCGGGCAGGGCTGGCTGACCACCTTCCTCGGCGTGGGAATCCTCTCGCTGGAACACAGGTGGGCCCGCAACCTCCTGGCCCGGGGCGTGCACCTCTACGACCGCTTCTTCGCCTGGTACCACCGGCAGTCCATGGTGGTCCGCCTCTCACTCATCAGCGGCCTCATCCTGGTCATCTGGGTGATCTTCGCCGGCATCGTGTGGACGGCCTGGCAGGCCGGCGCACTCGAGTTCCTCGACCCCTACGCCGCGGAGATCGGCCTGAGCCGCTAG
- the eccD gene encoding type VII secretion integral membrane protein EccD — MAVDQFLRLTVRFHVGSFHREADLALPAGSALADLLPEIWRLCGAPKISRPWQASTAAGTVVDPAVPLHTTSLDHGSVLVLTPHHGVPAPVVRDAAESLADAADRPPAAGLAATGAVVGCLGLVTVLSALLPASVALAAGAVAALAVLVWRRSARVLAPVAVALAGAAAAAAVLADAPQEAAAYGWAGLAAGVAVLVTLLAAVVVGVVGPRTAAALAAGCTLVGLAAVGMFLPGVSVSAGTLAAPAALVVVAGLVLVTAAPGLSSRAAGLKVPRLPTAGQDLAVSDDPPADVDDRARRALHLHEGLAVGTATVLAPALLLVGAAGGGFPQGLCVAAAGATLLHAARHRHAVPAWAWLEVGLAACLGVCLAALTGGGRPLQLAIGAAVALAGLSSPLWAARVPELEPTAVVWWERAESLAVAATLPLAAHLAGLFSLIRGLG, encoded by the coding sequence GTGGCCGTCGATCAATTTCTGCGTCTGACCGTGCGTTTCCACGTCGGCAGCTTCCACCGCGAGGCGGATCTCGCGCTACCGGCCGGCTCCGCGCTGGCCGACCTGCTGCCCGAGATCTGGCGGTTGTGCGGGGCACCGAAGATCTCCCGCCCCTGGCAGGCGAGCACCGCCGCCGGCACGGTCGTCGACCCGGCCGTCCCGCTGCACACCACCAGCCTGGACCACGGTTCGGTGCTGGTGCTCACCCCGCACCACGGGGTGCCCGCCCCGGTGGTGCGCGACGCCGCCGAATCGCTTGCCGACGCCGCCGACCGCCCGCCCGCCGCGGGACTCGCCGCCACGGGCGCCGTGGTCGGCTGCCTCGGTCTGGTGACCGTGCTGTCGGCCCTGCTGCCGGCGTCGGTGGCGCTGGCGGCCGGTGCCGTCGCCGCGTTGGCGGTCCTGGTGTGGCGGCGCTCGGCGCGGGTGCTGGCCCCGGTCGCCGTGGCCCTGGCGGGCGCGGCCGCGGCCGCCGCGGTGCTCGCCGACGCCCCGCAGGAGGCGGCCGCCTACGGGTGGGCCGGGCTGGCGGCCGGCGTGGCGGTGCTGGTCACACTGTTGGCCGCGGTCGTTGTCGGGGTGGTGGGACCACGCACGGCGGCCGCGCTCGCCGCCGGCTGCACGCTGGTCGGTCTGGCCGCGGTGGGGATGTTCCTGCCCGGGGTCTCCGTCTCCGCCGGGACTCTTGCCGCCCCGGCCGCCCTCGTGGTCGTCGCCGGGCTGGTGCTGGTCACGGCCGCACCCGGGCTGTCGTCGCGCGCGGCGGGGCTGAAGGTGCCGCGGCTGCCCACCGCGGGGCAGGACCTGGCGGTCTCCGACGATCCCCCGGCCGATGTCGATGACCGCGCCCGGCGCGCCCTGCACCTGCACGAGGGGCTGGCGGTGGGCACCGCCACCGTCCTGGCCCCCGCCCTGCTGCTGGTGGGGGCCGCCGGTGGTGGATTCCCGCAGGGGCTGTGCGTTGCCGCGGCCGGGGCGACGCTGCTGCACGCGGCCCGGCACCGGCACGCGGTCCCGGCATGGGCGTGGCTGGAGGTGGGACTGGCGGCCTGCCTCGGGGTCTGCCTGGCGGCGCTGACCGGCGGCGGGCGTCCGCTGCAGCTGGCCATCGGCGCCGCGGTGGCGTTGGCCGGGCTCAGCTCCCCGCTGTGGGCTGCCCGCGTGCCCGAGCTGGAGCCGACCGCCGTGGTGTGGTGGGAACGCGCCGAGTCCCTCGCCGTCGCCGCGACGTTGCCGCTGGCCGCACACCTGGCCGGGCTGTTCAGTCTCATCCGGGGGCTGGGATGA
- a CDS encoding DUF3800 domain-containing protein, protein MYTFHIDESGKSPQQNKFFYLGGVVATADQLVQGYEGVFHIRRKYGFRNGDQLKFTTNTRPDHIEREAWNDAKSEVLDLINKIGIKVMVTLIHHKIRDKNPRNADVWPLQNLIREFSNSILDQESTYGAVCMDRVDESWAYSEVERMAQGQIKYGESEIGFPRIIHYSYTSASSSNFNSLVDIALGSTRLCCENAFLTTPRSQEVTQKVWPKIYESLVKHPRENSALGVGLKFQPEEVKSAAYRADYEKLQRYLAHYSKDLVKPPTQ, encoded by the coding sequence TTGTACACATTTCATATTGATGAATCAGGAAAATCTCCGCAACAGAATAAATTCTTCTACTTGGGCGGTGTGGTCGCCACGGCAGATCAACTGGTGCAAGGGTATGAGGGCGTTTTCCATATCCGGCGAAAGTACGGCTTTCGTAATGGTGACCAATTAAAGTTCACTACCAATACAAGGCCCGACCACATTGAGAGAGAGGCTTGGAATGACGCTAAATCCGAGGTTCTCGACCTAATAAACAAAATTGGGATTAAGGTCATGGTGACCTTGATCCATCACAAAATAAGAGATAAAAACCCTCGGAATGCCGATGTATGGCCGCTCCAGAATCTCATCCGAGAGTTTTCTAATTCAATACTGGATCAGGAATCTACTTATGGAGCGGTATGCATGGACCGGGTAGATGAGTCTTGGGCCTACTCCGAAGTTGAGAGGATGGCTCAGGGGCAGATTAAGTACGGGGAAAGCGAAATCGGTTTCCCCAGAATTATCCATTACTCCTACACCTCGGCCAGTTCCTCTAACTTCAACTCTCTAGTTGATATTGCCTTGGGGTCCACCCGGCTATGTTGCGAGAACGCTTTTCTGACAACTCCCCGGAGTCAGGAAGTCACACAAAAGGTTTGGCCCAAAATTTATGAGTCCCTAGTCAAACATCCGCGTGAGAATTCCGCTCTAGGAGTGGGTCTAAAATTCCAACCGGAGGAAGTCAAAAGTGCCGCTTATCGTGCAGACTATGAAAAACTCCAGAGGTATTTGGCACACTATTCGAAAGACCTGGTGAAGCCCCCCACCCAGTAG